A region of Streptomyces sp. NBC_01788 DNA encodes the following proteins:
- a CDS encoding tetratricopeptide repeat protein, producing MPDAALEFAIMDSADLDHRHRTYDGWIPPAVAAALHKHGYHGTLREAAARGDWFCAHRLAEAAVADGGSGGQAEALTLLEPFASTGWWPAVRTVGRLLADWERLDEAVELLRPHADTGHREAACEFARVLARQGDIDQVLALLGPRTADSCLAEVLVEVTVGHGRDGEIAALLPPVGVGATVPFEPWVTDAWDTVPLHATLLERQGRVDEAAVLLRKYVSVDGMVFAGHAGQLAALLARHGREAELRACLTEDGAEYARTALTRLLEERGRIEEAVALLRQYSRAGEPHAVFELAELLARNDRHDEAIEILGRAAETVGGDSDWIIHLLCRIFVEADRADEALAYLDDHFARHGGHPDEHACARAQVIRLCGLPETADVEPSPQTVPAKDRVSFGTLGDVVAEAERLVHQGEPEKAIAHLRDRLDGTRRLRIEDL from the coding sequence ATGCCTGATGCGGCACTAGAGTTCGCGATCATGGACTCAGCGGACCTCGATCACCGCCACCGCACGTACGACGGCTGGATACCACCCGCCGTCGCTGCGGCTCTCCACAAGCATGGCTATCACGGCACACTTCGCGAGGCCGCGGCTCGCGGTGACTGGTTCTGCGCCCACCGGCTCGCCGAAGCCGCAGTGGCCGACGGTGGATCCGGCGGGCAGGCCGAGGCGTTGACGCTCCTGGAGCCGTTCGCCTCCACCGGGTGGTGGCCGGCTGTCCGTACCGTCGGCCGGCTGCTCGCCGACTGGGAGCGGCTCGACGAAGCCGTCGAACTGTTGCGTCCGCACGCCGACACCGGTCACCGAGAGGCCGCGTGCGAGTTTGCGCGCGTGCTGGCCCGGCAGGGTGACATCGACCAGGTCCTCGCACTGCTCGGTCCCCGGACCGCCGACAGTTGCCTTGCCGAGGTACTGGTGGAAGTCACCGTGGGCCATGGCCGTGATGGCGAGATCGCTGCCCTGCTCCCACCCGTCGGCGTCGGTGCGACGGTCCCGTTCGAGCCGTGGGTGACGGATGCCTGGGACACCGTCCCCTTGCATGCCACGCTCCTGGAACGCCAGGGTCGCGTCGACGAGGCGGCGGTACTGCTCAGGAAATACGTCAGTGTCGACGGCATGGTGTTCGCCGGGCATGCCGGGCAACTTGCCGCTCTGCTGGCCCGACACGGACGTGAGGCGGAGCTTCGTGCCTGTCTCACCGAGGACGGGGCCGAGTACGCCCGGACCGCGCTCACCCGACTCCTGGAGGAACGGGGCCGGATCGAGGAGGCGGTTGCTCTGTTGAGGCAGTACAGCAGAGCAGGAGAACCTCATGCGGTATTCGAACTCGCTGAACTTCTCGCGCGCAATGACCGCCACGACGAAGCGATCGAGATACTGGGCCGGGCGGCCGAGACGGTCGGCGGGGACTCCGACTGGATCATCCATCTGCTCTGCCGCATCTTCGTCGAGGCCGACCGAGCAGACGAAGCTCTCGCGTACCTGGACGATCACTTCGCCCGGCACGGCGGTCACCCTGACGAGCACGCCTGCGCCCGCGCCCAGGTCATCAGGCTGTGCGGCCTTCCTGAGACAGCTGACGTCGAACCCTCCCCGCAGACTGTCCCCGCAAAAGACCGCGTTTCGTTCGGGACGCTGGGCGATGTGGTCGCGGAGGCCGAACGCCTGGTGCATCAGGGCGAGCCGGAGAAGGCGATCGCTCACCTGCGAGACCGCCTGGACGGTACGAGGAGACTGCGCATCGAAGATCTCTGA
- a CDS encoding Lrp/AsnC family transcriptional regulator: MAVDELDTRILRLLLEQPRTSVRECSRILGVARGTLQARLDRLERDGVITGTGPALSPVALGHPVLAFVHIEVTQGHLDDVGEALAAVPEIVEAFSITGGGDLLTRVVARDNAHLEDVVQKLISLPGVVRTRTEVALRERVPFRLLPLVESIGRGVRA; the protein is encoded by the coding sequence ATGGCCGTGGACGAACTCGACACCCGCATTCTTCGGCTGCTTCTGGAGCAGCCGCGCACCAGCGTGCGCGAGTGCTCCCGCATTCTGGGTGTCGCGCGGGGCACCCTCCAGGCCCGCCTCGACCGCCTCGAACGGGACGGCGTGATCACCGGTACGGGTCCCGCCCTCTCCCCCGTCGCGCTCGGCCACCCGGTCCTGGCGTTCGTGCACATCGAGGTCACCCAGGGCCATCTGGACGATGTCGGGGAGGCGCTGGCCGCCGTACCGGAAATCGTCGAGGCGTTCTCCATCACCGGCGGAGGCGACCTGCTCACCCGTGTCGTGGCGCGCGACAACGCCCACCTGGAGGACGTCGTCCAGAAGCTCATCAGCCTGCCGGGCGTGGTGCGCACCCGTACGGAGGTGGCGTTGCGCGAGCGGGTCCCGTTCCGGCTGCTGCCGCTGGTGGAGTCGATCGGCCGCGGCGTGCGGGCGTGA
- a CDS encoding class I SAM-dependent DNA methyltransferase — MTSSELWSRETAERYDAGEAERSSASFLGPTLDFLSELAGDGRALEFAMGTGRVGLPLRERGVPVVGIELSEHMAAVLRRKIDEDRLPVALGDMATTTVPGEFTLVYLVYNTITNLLTQDEQVECFRNAARHLAPGGRFVIELGVPPLRFLPPGQVAVPFDVSDRHLGFDTFDLVEQILVSHHFSRDGEDDGRYRRTDSRHRYAWPAELDLMARIAGLELDRRVGDWDGTPFTDDSAKHISVWRKPA, encoded by the coding sequence GTGACGAGCAGCGAACTGTGGAGCCGCGAAACCGCCGAACGCTACGACGCCGGGGAGGCCGAGAGGTCCTCGGCCTCCTTCCTCGGACCGACTCTCGACTTCCTCTCCGAACTCGCCGGTGACGGGCGGGCGTTGGAGTTCGCCATGGGGACCGGACGCGTCGGCCTCCCGCTCCGGGAACGCGGAGTGCCCGTGGTGGGCATCGAACTGTCCGAGCACATGGCGGCGGTCCTACGGCGCAAGATCGACGAGGACAGGCTCCCGGTCGCCCTCGGGGACATGGCCACGACCACCGTCCCCGGCGAGTTCACCCTGGTCTACCTCGTCTACAACACGATCACGAACCTGCTCACCCAGGACGAGCAGGTCGAGTGCTTCCGCAACGCCGCACGCCATCTGGCGCCCGGCGGCCGGTTCGTCATCGAGCTGGGCGTGCCGCCGCTGCGGTTCCTGCCGCCGGGGCAGGTCGCGGTGCCGTTCGACGTCTCCGACCGGCATCTCGGCTTCGACACCTTCGACCTCGTCGAGCAGATCCTCGTCTCGCACCACTTCAGCCGTGACGGCGAGGACGACGGCCGCTACCGCCGCACCGACTCCCGGCACCGGTACGCGTGGCCGGCGGAACTCGACCTGATGGCGCGGATCGCGGGGCTCGAACTGGACCGGCGCGTCGGCGACTGGGACGGGACGCCGTTCACCGACGACTCCGCGAAGCACATCTCCGTCTGGCGCAAGCCGGCTTGA
- a CDS encoding DUF5997 family protein has protein sequence MKSHQTAQTMKPATAAKKLGVHLPATPAEFQEGVVSRAELNELQADPPEWLRDLRRDGPHPRPVVAAKLGVSISGLARGGVTEALTTEQIEALKQEQPEWLEKERATQAEVRKETARLKQRDAERAEQDTE, from the coding sequence ATGAAGTCGCACCAGACCGCCCAGACGATGAAGCCCGCCACCGCGGCGAAGAAGCTGGGTGTGCACCTCCCCGCCACGCCCGCCGAGTTCCAGGAGGGCGTCGTCTCGCGTGCCGAGCTCAACGAGCTCCAGGCCGATCCGCCCGAGTGGCTGCGGGACCTGCGACGCGACGGCCCCCACCCGCGTCCGGTGGTCGCGGCCAAGCTGGGTGTCTCCATCTCCGGTCTCGCGCGCGGCGGGGTCACCGAGGCGCTGACCACCGAGCAGATCGAGGCGCTGAAGCAGGAGCAGCCCGAGTGGCTGGAGAAGGAGCGCGCCACGCAGGCCGAGGTGCGCAAGGAGACGGCACGCCTGAAGCAGCGCGACGCGGAACGCGCCGAGCAGGACACGGAGTAA
- a CDS encoding LysR substrate-binding domain-containing protein, with translation MTGSDASASFRLAYVPGATPAKWARIWNERLPDVPLALVQVPAAEVADVLRGGAADAGLVRLPVDRTYFSAIPLYTETTVVIVPKDHLVTAVDEVSVADLADEVVLHPLDDVLGWERPPGEEAFERPATTADAVELVAAGVGLLVVPQSLARLHHRRDLTYRPVADAPQSGIALCWPEEAHTDLVEHFIGIVRGRTVNSTRGRAQAPSEEQPGRKDRRAEAADTRRKPATSGKTGGKAGGTTGGKAGGKTGGKAGGRTGQAAGRSGRTTGRADGPAARNRRGGSGGSGGSGGGRSGGRGRPGRGA, from the coding sequence GTGACCGGCTCGGATGCATCTGCCTCGTTCCGGCTCGCGTACGTCCCCGGGGCGACGCCCGCCAAGTGGGCGCGCATCTGGAACGAGCGCCTGCCGGACGTCCCCCTCGCCCTCGTACAGGTTCCGGCCGCCGAGGTCGCCGACGTGCTGCGCGGCGGCGCGGCGGACGCGGGGCTCGTACGCCTGCCGGTGGACCGTACCTACTTCAGCGCGATCCCCCTGTACACCGAGACCACGGTGGTGATCGTCCCCAAGGACCATCTCGTGACGGCCGTGGACGAGGTGTCCGTGGCGGACCTGGCCGACGAGGTCGTCCTCCATCCGCTCGACGACGTCCTCGGCTGGGAACGGCCGCCCGGCGAGGAGGCCTTCGAGCGTCCCGCCACCACGGCCGACGCCGTCGAACTGGTGGCGGCCGGAGTGGGGCTGCTCGTCGTCCCCCAGTCGCTGGCCCGCCTCCACCACCGCAGGGACCTCACCTACCGGCCGGTCGCCGACGCCCCGCAGTCGGGCATCGCGCTGTGCTGGCCGGAGGAGGCGCACACCGACCTGGTGGAGCACTTCATCGGGATCGTGCGCGGCCGGACCGTGAACAGCACCCGGGGCCGCGCCCAGGCCCCGTCCGAGGAGCAGCCGGGGCGCAAGGACCGGCGTGCGGAGGCGGCGGATACCCGCCGCAAGCCCGCCACCAGCGGAAAGACCGGCGGAAAAGCTGGGGGAACGACCGGCGGAAAGGCCGGGGGAAAGACCGGCGGCAAGGCGGGCGGCCGTACGGGCCAGGCCGCGGGCCGCTCCGGCAGGACGACCGGCCGTGCGGACGGCCCCGCGGCCCGCAACCGGCGCGGCGGCTCGGGTGGCTCCGGCGGCTCGGGCGGCGGTAGGAGCGGCGGGCGGGGCAGGCCGGGCCGCGGGGCGTAG
- a CDS encoding lactonase family protein: MAHGGRRRAFIGSFTAAGGPGVVTAAVSEDGGGLTVLSGVDGVLDPSYLALSRDGGTLYAVSETAEGAVAAYRVKGETVELTGPPVSVGGSGPTHLSLLDGHVLTANYGSGSVSTVPVRADGRLAPAASDVLRHTGSGPHERRQRGPHAHQVQPDPSGRWAVSVDLGTDSVRVCALADGRLAVHREIALWPGSGPRHMAFHPDGGYAYVVNELRPTVTVCRWDAAEGSLKPLTENPVLPDAPAHDAYPSGIVVAPDGRFLWTATRGEDVLSVFAVEADGERLRLVGCVPCGGHWPRALTFSDGFLYVANERSGDVTWFAVDEETGLPARAGKVAVVAASCVVFG, encoded by the coding sequence GTGGCACACGGCGGTAGGCGGCGGGCGTTCATCGGGTCGTTCACGGCGGCGGGAGGCCCAGGGGTCGTCACCGCGGCGGTGTCCGAGGACGGCGGGGGGCTGACCGTGCTCAGCGGCGTCGACGGCGTCCTCGACCCCTCGTACCTGGCCCTGTCCCGCGACGGCGGCACGCTCTACGCGGTGAGCGAGACGGCCGAGGGCGCCGTGGCGGCCTACCGTGTGAAGGGCGAGACGGTCGAGCTGACCGGGCCGCCGGTGAGCGTCGGAGGCAGCGGCCCCACCCACCTGAGCCTGCTCGACGGGCATGTCCTGACGGCCAACTACGGTTCCGGCAGCGTCAGCACCGTTCCCGTCCGCGCCGACGGGCGCCTGGCCCCGGCTGCCTCTGACGTGCTGCGGCACACCGGCTCGGGCCCGCACGAGCGCCGCCAGCGCGGTCCGCACGCCCACCAGGTGCAGCCGGACCCGAGCGGCCGCTGGGCCGTCAGTGTGGACCTCGGCACCGACTCGGTCCGGGTGTGCGCGCTGGCGGACGGGCGGCTCGCCGTGCACCGGGAGATCGCGCTGTGGCCCGGCTCCGGGCCCCGCCACATGGCGTTCCACCCGGACGGCGGGTACGCCTATGTCGTCAACGAACTGAGACCCACCGTCACGGTCTGCCGCTGGGACGCCGCCGAGGGCTCGCTCAAGCCCCTGACCGAGAATCCGGTCCTGCCGGACGCCCCGGCCCACGACGCCTATCCCTCGGGCATCGTGGTGGCGCCGGACGGCCGGTTCCTGTGGACCGCGACGCGCGGCGAGGACGTCCTGTCCGTGTTCGCGGTCGAGGCGGACGGTGAGCGGCTGCGGCTGGTCGGGTGCGTACCGTGCGGCGGCCACTGGCCCCGGGCGCTGACCTTCTCCGACGGCTTCCTGTACGTCGCCAACGAGCGCTCCGGGGACGTGACCTGGTTCGCCGTGGACGAGGAGACGGGGCTGCCCGCGAGGGCCGGGAAGGTCGCGGTGGTGGCGGCGTCCTGCGTGGTCTTCGGCTGA
- a CDS encoding uracil-DNA glycosylase translates to MAPRPLHELVEAGWAKALEPVAGRIAGMGDFLRAEVAAGRTYLPAGANVLRAFQQPFDDVRVLIVGQDPYPTPGMAIGLSFAVAPEVRSLPGSLENIYRELNSDLGLPRPSNGDLTPWTRQGVLLLNRALTTAPRKPGAHRGKGWEEVTEQAIRALVARERPLVSILWGRDARNLRPLLGEYPAIESAHPSPMSADRGFFGSRPFSRANDLLQRQGAEPVDWRLP, encoded by the coding sequence GTGGCACCACGACCGTTGCATGAACTAGTAGAGGCCGGCTGGGCGAAGGCCCTGGAACCGGTGGCCGGACGTATCGCGGGCATGGGCGACTTCCTGCGCGCCGAGGTCGCGGCCGGCCGGACGTATCTCCCGGCGGGAGCGAACGTTCTGCGGGCGTTCCAGCAACCCTTCGACGACGTAAGGGTCCTGATTGTTGGTCAGGATCCCTATCCGACGCCGGGAATGGCGATCGGCCTGAGCTTCGCGGTGGCGCCGGAGGTGCGGTCGCTGCCGGGCAGCCTGGAGAACATCTACCGGGAGCTGAACTCGGATCTCGGCCTGCCCAGGCCCTCCAACGGCGATCTGACCCCGTGGACCCGGCAGGGCGTACTGCTGCTCAACAGGGCGCTCACCACGGCCCCGCGCAAGCCGGGCGCGCACCGGGGCAAGGGCTGGGAGGAGGTGACCGAGCAGGCCATCCGCGCCCTCGTCGCGCGGGAGCGGCCGCTGGTGTCGATCCTGTGGGGGCGGGACGCGCGCAATCTGCGTCCGCTGCTCGGCGAGTATCCGGCGATCGAGTCGGCGCACCCCTCGCCCATGTCCGCGGACCGGGGCTTCTTCGGCTCACGCCCGTTCAGCCGGGCCAACGACCTCCTTCAGCGCCAGGGGGCCGAGCCGGTGGACTGGCGGCTTCCGTAG
- a CDS encoding sirohydrochlorin chelatase, which yields MSSPTGPAPGLPVRMPRPRQPGRHRRPEPLAAPEGAPALVLAVPGTPGDATRGLAEEVVSIARSELPGLDARIGYLDGDDADHPTVQSVLTRAAEERTARYEQAVAAGADIKEPDGPVAVVVPLLAGPDNALLRRIRQAVMDSRVAAELTDVLGPHPLLAEALHVRLSEAGLARADRARLFTVATAADGIILASVGGDEAVQAAGITGMLLAARLAVPVMAAALDQDGSIASVAEQLRTAGSQQLALAPYLIGPEIDAELVQAAAEEAGCAAAEALGPYPAIGKLALAAYTTALGIAPQQPQGAPAH from the coding sequence ATGAGCTCCCCCACTGGGCCCGCGCCCGGCCTACCAGTACGAATGCCGCGCCCCCGCCAGCCGGGACGGCACCGCCGCCCCGAGCCGCTGGCGGCGCCCGAGGGCGCACCCGCTCTCGTCCTCGCGGTGCCGGGGACCCCTGGCGACGCCACGCGGGGCCTCGCCGAGGAGGTCGTGAGCATCGCCCGTTCCGAGCTGCCCGGCCTCGACGCCCGGATCGGCTACCTCGACGGTGACGACGCCGACCACCCGACCGTGCAGTCCGTGCTCACCCGCGCGGCCGAGGAGCGGACCGCCCGTTACGAGCAGGCCGTCGCCGCCGGCGCGGACATCAAGGAGCCCGACGGTCCCGTCGCGGTCGTGGTGCCGCTGCTGGCCGGCCCGGACAACGCGCTGCTGCGCCGGATCCGTCAGGCCGTCATGGACAGCCGGGTCGCCGCCGAGCTGACCGACGTGCTCGGCCCCCACCCTCTGCTCGCCGAGGCGCTGCACGTCCGGCTGTCGGAGGCGGGCCTGGCCCGCGCCGACCGCGCCCGCCTGTTCACCGTGGCGACCGCGGCGGACGGAATCATCCTGGCCTCGGTCGGCGGCGACGAGGCCGTGCAGGCGGCCGGGATCACCGGCATGCTGCTCGCCGCCCGCCTCGCCGTGCCGGTGATGGCGGCCGCTCTCGACCAGGACGGCTCGATCGCCTCCGTCGCCGAGCAGCTGCGGACCGCGGGCTCCCAGCAGCTCGCCCTGGCGCCGTACCTGATCGGCCCGGAGATCGACGCCGAGCTGGTCCAGGCCGCCGCCGAGGAGGCAGGCTGTGCCGCCGCAGAGGCGCTCGGCCCGTACCCGGCGATCGGCAAGCTCGCCCTGGCCGCCTACACGACGGCCCTGGGCATCGCCCCGCAGCAGCCGCAGGGCGCACCGGCCCACTGA
- a CDS encoding N-acetylglucosamine kinase, which translates to MPKPPPHSAGFLAVDSGGSGLRAVVGVPERGPLARGESGEPVRTGARGIDPGHLMQQLVPMARALATEAGVGRLETAVLGAAGLATLGDALRAELPGALARHLGVRRVALVADAVTAYTGALGPRPGAVVAAGTGLIAIGTDLKGWRRADGWGHLLGDCGSGAWIGRAGLEAALRAHDGRDGGSARLLSRAEEAFGPMAELPGRLYPRSDRAAVLATFAPEVAACAADDPVAAGVLRAAARHMAESAAAVCPRSGEPLLALTGGLFKLGDPVLVPLEKELSERLPHARRVRAEGDPLHGCVRIATDLAGDVLALPADEKLLYTPPPQGD; encoded by the coding sequence GTGCCCAAACCGCCCCCTCACTCGGCCGGATTCCTCGCCGTGGACTCGGGCGGCTCCGGACTCCGGGCCGTCGTCGGTGTGCCCGAGCGCGGACCGCTGGCCCGAGGGGAGTCCGGTGAGCCGGTGCGCACCGGCGCGCGGGGCATCGACCCCGGGCATCTCATGCAGCAACTGGTGCCCATGGCACGGGCGTTGGCCACCGAGGCCGGCGTGGGGCGGCTGGAGACGGCCGTACTGGGGGCAGCCGGGCTCGCCACCCTGGGCGACGCGCTGCGCGCCGAACTGCCCGGAGCGCTGGCACGGCACCTGGGCGTACGCAGGGTCGCGCTGGTCGCCGACGCGGTCACCGCCTACACCGGCGCCCTGGGTCCCCGCCCCGGCGCGGTCGTCGCCGCCGGGACCGGTCTGATCGCGATCGGCACCGATCTCAAAGGCTGGCGGCGGGCGGACGGCTGGGGGCATCTGCTCGGCGACTGCGGCAGCGGAGCGTGGATCGGACGCGCGGGCCTGGAGGCCGCGCTGCGCGCCCACGACGGGCGGGACGGTGGCTCGGCGCGGCTGCTATCCCGCGCCGAGGAGGCGTTCGGGCCGATGGCGGAACTGCCCGGCAGGCTCTACCCGCGCTCCGACCGGGCCGCCGTCCTGGCCACCTTCGCACCCGAGGTGGCGGCCTGCGCGGCCGACGACCCCGTCGCGGCCGGTGTGCTGCGCGCGGCGGCCCGGCACATGGCCGAGTCCGCCGCGGCCGTCTGCCCACGCTCGGGAGAGCCGCTGCTCGCCCTGACCGGCGGCCTGTTCAAGCTGGGCGACCCGGTCCTCGTACCGCTGGAGAAGGAACTCTCCGAGCGGCTCCCGCACGCACGGCGGGTACGCGCCGAGGGCGACCCGCTGCACGGCTGCGTGCGCATCGCGACCGACCTGGCCGGCGACGTCCTCGCCCTTCCGGCTGATGAGAAGTTGCTGTACACGCCTCCCCCACAAGGGGATTGA
- a CDS encoding FUSC family protein, whose amino-acid sequence MLKRVFVAPDPGRTRLRFAARAVLGIGLAVAVCGLAGYSLPGAVTGGLAALLALFTVTDPAVRGQLVTTVLLPVAGLPVLAVAAALHDHPMARDLAFLAVVGAGVYARRWGPRGHSLGVFAFMTFFVAQFLHTRTGQLAEVSAAVLLSVLTAAVVRFGVWCYERRLPAAAAPAGLGGRGLDRVSTRQAVQATAGACFALVVGQLVSGDRWYWAVGATWWVFVNTASRGETLVRGFRRVLGTVLGIGLAALVVVPLHGAALPTAVLVAVCVFGIFYTAAVSYTWMMLWVTVLATALYGLLGVLVPGLLALRLGETAVGALGAWLAVLFVLPVTTHAVTDAWIQRALRCVHACTAEAAARLAGTIGDDPAPRVAELEQLLGRVRLSVAPLVHPLNPMRGRRRRARQVLALLDDCAREIRGLVAVAADPEASHDERLAAVCRRVESAVEALIDDDARTVPRAAPAHPRPTAAEAALTHLHALEHALAELATPLRAPSGSPMVGA is encoded by the coding sequence GTGCTGAAGAGGGTGTTCGTGGCTCCGGACCCGGGGCGGACACGGCTGCGTTTCGCCGCCAGGGCCGTCCTCGGCATCGGCCTGGCGGTCGCCGTCTGCGGGCTGGCAGGATACTCGCTGCCGGGTGCCGTCACCGGCGGGCTCGCCGCGCTGCTCGCCCTGTTCACCGTCACCGACCCCGCGGTGCGCGGACAGCTCGTCACCACCGTGCTGCTGCCGGTCGCCGGCCTGCCCGTGCTCGCCGTCGCGGCCGCACTCCACGACCATCCGATGGCACGCGACCTCGCCTTCCTCGCCGTGGTCGGCGCGGGCGTGTACGCGCGTCGCTGGGGGCCGCGCGGCCACAGCCTCGGCGTGTTCGCGTTCATGACCTTCTTCGTGGCGCAGTTCCTGCACACCAGGACCGGGCAACTGGCCGAGGTGTCCGCCGCCGTCCTGCTGTCCGTGCTCACCGCGGCGGTGGTGCGCTTCGGCGTGTGGTGCTACGAGCGCCGGCTGCCCGCCGCGGCCGCTCCCGCCGGCCTGGGCGGCCGCGGACTGGACCGGGTGTCCACCCGGCAGGCCGTGCAGGCGACCGCGGGCGCCTGCTTCGCGCTCGTCGTGGGCCAGCTGGTGTCCGGGGACCGCTGGTACTGGGCCGTCGGCGCCACCTGGTGGGTGTTCGTGAACACCGCCTCGCGCGGCGAGACCCTGGTCCGCGGCTTCCGCCGGGTCCTCGGCACGGTGCTGGGCATCGGCCTGGCCGCCCTGGTCGTCGTCCCGCTGCACGGGGCCGCGCTCCCCACCGCCGTCCTGGTCGCCGTCTGCGTCTTCGGCATCTTCTACACGGCCGCCGTGTCCTACACCTGGATGATGCTCTGGGTCACGGTGCTCGCCACGGCGCTCTACGGCCTGCTCGGCGTCCTCGTGCCCGGGCTGCTCGCCCTGCGGCTCGGGGAGACGGCCGTCGGCGCGCTCGGCGCCTGGCTGGCCGTGCTCTTCGTGCTGCCCGTCACCACCCACGCCGTCACGGACGCCTGGATCCAGCGGGCCCTGCGCTGTGTCCACGCGTGCACGGCCGAGGCCGCGGCCCGGCTCGCCGGTACCATCGGCGACGACCCGGCACCTCGCGTCGCCGAACTGGAGCAGCTGCTCGGCCGGGTGCGGCTCTCCGTCGCCCCGCTCGTGCACCCGCTGAACCCGATGCGCGGCCGCCGGCGGCGCGCCCGGCAGGTGCTCGCCCTGCTCGACGACTGCGCTCGCGAGATCCGCGGCCTCGTCGCCGTCGCCGCCGATCCGGAGGCCTCCCACGACGAGCGGCTGGCCGCCGTGTGCCGCCGCGTGGAGAGCGCGGTGGAGGCCCTCATCGACGATGACGCCCGCACCGTTCCGCGGGCCGCCCCCGCCCATCCCCGGCCGACGGCCGCGGAAGCCGCCCTCACCCATCTCCACGCCCTGGAACACGCCCTGGCGGAACTGGCCACGCCGCTGCGGGCGCCGTCGGGCTCGCCGATGGTGGGTGCGTGA